Part of the Neoarius graeffei isolate fNeoGra1 chromosome 15, fNeoGra1.pri, whole genome shotgun sequence genome is shown below.
TCAATTCTTGCTCTAATTAGGTAGATATAAATCTGTTTTAAAGATGTCAAATCTGCCTCCCATTCCTTTCCAGTAAGACATCTCATTAAGTTCAGTACAGTTTTACATTTATCTACCACTCTGGAGATATGTGCTCTCCATGTAAGTCTTGTGTCAAAAAACACACCTAGGAATTTAAAACAAGGAACTCTCTCCAAGGGACGGTTGTAAAGTTGTAGTTCCAGACTGTCACATATCTTCTTCCTGGTAAAAAACATTACTTTGGTTTTCTCAACTGAAAATCTAAAACCCCACTTCCTACTCCAATTCCCCACAGTGGTTAGGGGTTCCTGAATCCTCTTCAAAGTGTGTCTTACATTTTTCCCCCTTTTCCACAAACTACCATCGTCTGCAAACAGAGACTGGCCAATGTCTGGTTGAACATTACAAAAAACATCATTGATCATAATATTAAATAACAGTGGACTGATCACGCTcccttgtggagttccattttcAACTAGACATTGTCTTGATATGTCTGTCCCTATTTTGACCTGAATGCTTCTGCCACTCAAAAAATTCATTACCCAGTTAAAGATATTTCCCCCAATGCCCAACAAATGCATCTTAATTAAAAGTCCCTCCACCCAAAGCATATCATACACTTTTTCAATATCTAAAACCACTGCCACAACAGTTTCTTTCTTTACCTGTGCTTTTCTAATTGCATCTTCAAGACATAGAATAGAGTCAGTTGTATTCCGCCCCTTCCTGAAACCACTCTGATACTTTGTCATCAACCCCTTCTCCTCAATTAAGTGCATTAATCTCCCATTAACTAATCTTTCCATCAATTTACCCAACTGGGATGTCAAAGCTATCGGCCGGTAATTGGCAGGGTTACTTGCATCTTTTCCTGGTTTTCTAATCGGAATAATGACAGCCTCTTTCCAGCCTGCAGGAATCCGTCCCTCCTCCCACACCCTATTATACAATTTTAGGAGTGTCTTCAAACTCTCATTACTCAGATGACACAGCATTTTATAGCAGACTTCATCACGGCCGGGGGCTGAATTTCTACACCTTTCTAAAGCATTTTTAAGTTCCAACAGTGTGAGAGGAACATTATACTTGTCCtcagagttttcttttctttgaaCAACCTCACCATAAACCCTCATTGTCTCTTCCCTACCCTGTCTTTCCTCTTCTGACAGATTATCAGAGCTATGAACCTTGCTCAAAGTCTTCACAAACATTTCTGCTTTTTCCATGTTAGATACGGCCAACTGGTCTCCATCTGAAAGAATTAGATAGTTCCATTCTCTTCTGTTACCCTCCATTTTTTTAATCATGCCCTATACTTCATTTATATCAACACTGTTACCTATTGAGCTGCAGTAATCTCTCCAGTAGGTCTTTTTCCTTTGTCTGATAACCCTCCTGACTATTGCTTGCGACTGTTTATATTCaattaaatgtttaaaattaTGTGTTCTTTTCAGCCTTCTAAAAGCCCTGTTTCTACCTTTCACAGCCTTCTCACACTCATCATTCCACCATGGTACTGCACTCCTAACCAATTTCCCTGAACTTTTGGGAATTGTTTCCATCGCAGCCATACAAATCCTCTGGCGCACCTCCATTTCATGTCCCTCAATATCATCTGTGTCTGAAACTGACCTAAGATATAAATCACTAATTTCCACGAACCTTACCCAATCTGCCTTTTCGAATATCCACCTCCCTGACCTCACTCCTGGTCTTAATCTTATCTCAACATCCAAGGTACAAACAATAGGATAATGATCGCTCCCTAAAGTATGTCCACACACTTCCCATTCACACCTTGGGGCTAATCTATTTGATAAGAGTGTGAGATCTAACACTGACTCACGGCCCGTCCTCACATCAAACCTAGTTCCCCTACCATCATTTAAACAAACTAGGTGCCTATCATTTACCAAATCTTCAATTACCTGACCATTGCTGTCAGTTCTATCTCCACCCCATAATGTGCTGTGGGCATTAAAATCCCCAACCCACATCACATTTCCTCTATCCTGTCCTTCTATTCCCTCTAGATCAGTTAGTCCCAACTGTTTGCAAGgattataataatttataatTACTATATTTCTATTACCTGCCCAAATTTCCACCACCACATATTCCTGCTCTTGCCCTACACCCAATACCCTATATGGCATCCCCTGCCTCACAAAGGTAGCACATCCCCCTCCATTTCCTCCCATTCTGTCCCTCCTTACAGTTATATAATTAACCAAAACAAAGTCAAACCTGGGTTGAAGCCATGTTTCTTGGACACAAATAACATCTGGTTTTATGATCATACCATCTATATACTTTTTAAACTCTTGCCCATTTCAAGcaaactccttgcattccattgaAGAATTAACATAATGTAAAAGATCATTCTGTGCCTCCCTCCGGATTTGCTAGTACTATACTAAGACCATCCCTCACCTCCTCCCATTTCAATCCCACCATACCCAGATGCTGGATTGCTGCCTTTGTAATAATCTGAATTCTTTCAGTCTTCAATTTGACCTCCGCTGTTGCATTTATCACACCTGCAATAAATATAACCAGGTCTCTTTTCTCCTTCCATTCATATTCCTTTGTTTTAACAGATGCTAGCCCCACCCCCCATCTTTAGCTGCAGCCAAGTCCCCTCTGACATTTCTTCCGTCCTTTCTAGCCTGATCCACCTTTTTAACTGCTTCCGCATACGTTATTTTGTTTTTCAACTTTACATTATGAATTTCAGTCTCCCTTCTCATGACTTTGCATCCCCAATATGCTGCACTGTGCGCTCCTCCACAATTACAACACTTAGGACTCGTTCCCACATCACACTTTCCGTATTCATGAGCTCCCCCACATTTTGCGCATGTTTGCACCCCTTTACAAACTTTGGCAATATGACTGAATTTTTGACATTTAAAGCATCTCATAGGCTTATGAATGAACTCCCTCACCTTATACCTCATGTACCCAAGATAAAGCTCAGTTGGTACTTCTCTAGTGCTAAACTGAATCAGAATTGATTCAGTCTCCTTTTTCTCAACTCCCCTGGTCAATCGAGTTGCACTCTGAACTGCTTCACACTTTTCTTTTAGATTCTTTACCAAATCGCTCATCTGCACTGACAGAGGAATGCCATATATCACACCTTTACTTCCCTCACTACCAACTCTCACCACTCGCACAACTTTTGCCTTCCCAACAACTTGCAACCTTTCAACCTTCGCTATCTGTTCCTCAGACACACATCCAATTAATAAATTACCATCATCCAATATTCTGGCATTATTTATTGTCCCAACCTGGTTTTAAGTATATTCGTCAGTTTTATTGGGCCCATATTTTTAACACCACCTCCTTCAAACCTCACAACAACTAAAAAGTAGTGAgttggggcctccatggatcagacttttTTGTCCAGCACTTTCCACAGATATTTaatcagattgagatctggggaatttggagaccAAGTCAATACCTTGAACCCTTTGTCATGTTCCTTAAACCATTCCTCAACAAGTTCTTCAGTGTAGCAGAGTGCATTATCCTGCTGTAAGAGGCCACTGCTattagggaataccattgccGTGAATATTTGGTCTGGAACAATCATTATACCTAATATCAGTGTagcagggtgcattatcctgctgtaAGAGGCCACTGCTattagggaataccattgccGTGAATACTTGGTCTGGAACAATCATTAGGTATAATGATtgttaaataaagaaaaaataaataaaaataaataaaaaaaattgctcttaaataaagaaaaataaaacccccATTGGCTCTAATGCCTAACCTCACACTCTCAATCTGTGACACTGATGCACTTTGGCTATGAACTgcaattttgcacatttcaaggtcATGTCATACATCTCCATTCTGAGaacctttattgcacattccggCATACACTATACAGCTTGGTTATTGACTTAGCCCACTGCACACATTCTCTTCCTCTCACACGCTCTTATCAtgtctcttctccatcttcatcatgtgacctatttttgcacattcaggacatactgtacagcttggactccaacaactcatgcacataccccttaaatatgtccacttttcaaatatgcatatttcagattcttctatttcttatttaTTGTATATAGATATTTTTGCCTTTGCTAAATTATTCTATgtaaactgttcaagcaccaatcaccaaagcaaattccttgtatctgagaacatacttggcaataaacttgattctgatgctGGAAAAAGATTTCCATGCAAAATTAAATCATAAAAACAGGTGAGAAAACTGCATCACATAACTCAACATTAATGATCAATAATCATAGAGATACTTTAGAAAAAATGTAATTCTCGTGCTTGGATTGGCTTCTTAAAAGTTGCTTCTGACATTGTTTTAAGGGCAAAAGTTTGGGTCAAACAGCGCCTCCTACTGGTCGTGACTTTTTCTTGAGGAAAGTAAAGATGTAATTTCAATCTTTGTCCAACAGGAGGCAGTGTAGAGCTGATAGTCAGATACCTTTCAACACTGCAATAAGAGACATAAACTGGATAAAAGACGAGAAACCAAGCGAGTTTATGATTTAAAATGCTCCCTgatggttttgtggatttttatttgtGTTTGTGGTGACTGAAGCCAAAAGCTGTGTAAAGTGTGTTTAGGTGTAGGTGTGGTGTAGAGTGTAATATGTGTGTATTTCGGATGAGTGAATGAGCAGTGTGTTGGTGAAAGGACAGTATGTTGTTGTGTTGAAGTATTTGTTGTAAAAGTAAGTGTAAAAGACTGAGTCCCGCTGTATTACTCAGGCTGCACTGCAGTGTCTATTCACAGGCGCGATCCCACTACTGATCGGCACGGGGGCTTTGACCTGCTCCGTTCCCGACCTGGGCCGGTTCACCCCTCCTTAGGCGACCTGGTGGTCCCGAGCTCCCTCAGGAGCACCATATCGATACCGAACTTAGTGCGGACACCCGATCGGCATAGGCCACTGCAGCCCAGAACCCCTGAGCTCAAACGATCCGCCAGCCTCAGCCTCCCGGTAGCTTGGATTACAGGCACGCGCCACCGCGCCCGGCAAGAGCAGTGCAGAGCTGAGCAGCATTTCAACACAAACCTGCTCTGAGCTACAGCCCTCTAGTGGGCACAATAGGAATTACACCGACTTTACTTTCCTGCTTGATGATATATTGTGGGGATACCTCAGAGTGAAGATAGTAATCATCTTTATTACATACCTTAGATgtgtttaaataataataataataataataataataatgagggtTGTGATGAGGAATTCACCTGGTCCGCCGGCAGGTGGCGATAAAGCACCTTTGTTTTGCCAAAGGCACGAAGAACAGACAGAATTTGAGTAGCGCTGTTAGCAGGTTACTTTTGACAATGCACTGGTGAGATATAATTCCTATACAGTCACACATTCTGAAGTTGTGAAGCATGGTATTCGTTAATAATATGTAGTTGTGTTTTTGTGAAACTGATATTAGTTGTTTATGCATATCCGGCTTGTCAGAATATACTTATTGCTAGCCAGACAGCTAGCTAAAGCTAACCCAGCTGCCGTCTCGCGCACTGTTCTAGCCAAGAGGAAGGTtttataataattaattaaacTTTTTATTTAAGTTCACAGTGTTGTAGAGGATTATCTGGAATATAGCGAGAAGTTTCGTGTGGTGTTTGAGATCTTACAAATCACATCTTACAAATGTGTGGCAAAGCTACAAGCCTTGTTTTGTTTATATAATGCTGGTTAGCAGGTTGTTTCACTTGCTGGTTCTTGCAaagatttgaactgtttttttttttcttttcctgaaTGTCATGGCTTTAATCCAGACCTCACTAACACTAACTAAACCTTTAGAGTCATGTGAACTTGGACTTAATGCAGGAATTAAAAGCTCTGTGGCTTCAATATTCAGCCAAAAATATTACAGGACACACATGATATTAGAATAATATCTGAGTAGTTGGAGTCTGTGAAATTTATTTCAGAGTTAAAGGGGAAccagactgcaaaaaaaaaaagttgactgaTTTCTGAGTTAATGCTTGGGGGGGGACAGGAGTTACTGGATATTCATGCTGTAAattcatgtataataataataatgcaggaGACATCATCACCCAGGAAGTTAACCTTGTTGAAAGtctaactgaggaagcctttcggacgagaggtgaaacgttttcaagaatcttcaagcaagtccagttgcccttttcagaGGTTAACTGATGCATTTTTCTTCtcccagcggcacggtggtgtagtggttagcgctgtcgcctcacagtaagaaggtctgggttcgagccctgtggccggcgagggcctttctgtgcggagtttgcatgttctccccgtgtccgcgtgggtttcctccgggtgctccggtttcccccacagtccaaagacatgcaggttaggttaactggtgactctaaattgaccgtaggtgtgaatgtgagtgtgaatggttgtctgtgtgtcagccctgtgatgacctggcgacttgtccagggtgtaccccgcctttcgcccgtagtcagctgggataggctccagcttgcctgcgaccctgtagaacaggataaagcggctagagattatatGAGATTCCCCCCCGAGTTGATACCAATAACCGATCTTTGGGCCGATACAAAAATTAAATTCTCACTCACAACTTGCATTAATTGAACATAAGGTTTAATATTGGAGcattatatatattaaaaaacttTGAAAAAACATATCCTGACGACAGTCGTCatctcaaggtgtgtgtgtgtgtgagagagagagggagtgagcaAATGAGCGAAATCCTATGACCGAGTGCATCGAGCATTGTTCAACATCAACATGTTCTTGTCTTTCATCTCACTGTAGAAGTGAATGCAGGTTCTGCGTCATTCCCACATTTCTCACAAACACTGGAAAGCATGTTTAATTCGATTTACTCGACACGTGGTATGTGTGTTTTCCTTCCAGTCCAATAGCTCTGCAGGCAGGACATGGAGGCACTATGAAATTGTTGATTGTACTCGATGCATCAAGCATATTTCAGGCAATTCAATCATGCTGTGCACTGGACACTGGGCCACACTACAGAAATGTATTTTGTGTTGTGTAggttttgttttctgtttttttttttttaatactgtgGGTGTGTCAGATATGCCCATACATAACGAAAAAGCACAAGTCAAAGTGATGATTCTGATAATCGGAAGAATGCTAAATATCAGCTCATTACTGGTCGGACCCAATCAGTAGTGAAATATGTATTCAGTGAACGCCAAATTATCCTGAAAAGTATCAAAAGAAAACAACCATTACCCTGAAATAACAGTTTCTGGATAAATTCTGCATTGTTAGTTCTCTATATCAAAGTAAGTGTTGGTTGGAGTGATAACTGAGGGTCCTGGCCTGTATCTGTGTGATATAAtttgctgattggataattgaatGAATAAGcagatgtacaggtgttcctaataaaaatgCCCAGTGAGGTTATATGTATTGTTAATTAGGTTTACTGGAGCTACTACTAGTGGTGTTGTCGTCAAGACCATCTAaaccatgaccaagaccagagtgtattgagatGGAGTCAAGACCAAGATCTGGAGGGGTTTAGACCGAGTCAAAACCAAAAAAAGACCAAGCTCTAGAgggtttgtaaaaaaaaaaacccaagatcTGGAGGGGTTTAGAccgagtcaaaaccagaaaaagaCCAAGTTCTGGATGGGTTTAGACCGAGTCAGGACCAGTAAAAGACCAAGATCTGGAGGAGTTGAGACTGAGTCGAAGACCAAGACCAGACTGGGGTGGGGTGACAGGTGTTAGGAACAAGAATTTCAAATTGGCGACGAGTCATGTtaatggttgcatttgaagcaggaagttttacatccaatcacagtaacgatgctaAGAAAAACTGGACAATGCACTGGCAATTTAATGATATCCCTGTGGTTATGCTCTTcatcggtcttgaaataaaatcccaagtcctctatATGCAAGacagagacaagaccgagtaaaaatgcagtcgacTTTGAGACGAGCCCTTCAAAAACTGGTCTCAAAACCAAGACTGATCTCAAGTAGTACAACGCTAGCTACTGCTGTCAGCCAATTTATGGTTCTATTAAACCAGAAAAACCTTATGCACAGTAATTGGAGTATTTAAATAAAGTTAAAGTTGCTTCTTAAGTTTTTGATTTCATTATACACTTTAATTTCTTGTAAAGACAAGGACTTTTAGTGTCTGCAGTCACATTCTTAAAAAAAACCACTTTACGAGGCATATTTGTGCAcagaaactcttttatttttatctttacaGGAAGGCTACAGATGTGTTTGGTGGCTGGCAGCAGTGACCATGCTGTGTTTCCATATTCCGTTCTTGCTGGTACTCCTCTCTCAGGTCCACCAATCCATCCAGGCCTCTGAGGAATTCTCAGTGCCTGATGAATGGGTCCTGCTTCATGTTGTTCAAGGTCACATCGGTGCCGGCAACTACAGCTACCTGCGCCTCAACCATGATGGACGCATCATCCTGCACATGCTCAGCCTCAAAGGCGACGCCGACCTCTACGTCTCTGACAAGACGCTGCGACCGGACTTCGATACCTATAAACTTCAGTCGGTCACCTGCGGCCACGATGTGGTTGTGGTTCCAGGTGACTTTGTTAGACCGGTGGGCATCGGGATCTATGGGCACCCCTCTCACCTGGAGAGCGAGTTTGAGATGAGGGTGTTTTATGATCAGTCCGCTTTAACCGAGGACCTGTTTCAAAAGAATTCTTATTCTCCAGAGCAGAATCATGAACAGTCCAAATACCCACAGACAGGCACTGGGGAGGAACTTGAGGAAGAGGAG
Proteins encoded:
- the c15h6orf120 gene encoding UPF0669 protein C6orf120 homolog, producing the protein MLCFHIPFLLVLLSQVHQSIQASEEFSVPDEWVLLHVVQGHIGAGNYSYLRLNHDGRIILHMLSLKGDADLYVSDKTLRPDFDTYKLQSVTCGHDVVVVPGDFVRPVGIGIYGHPSHLESEFEMRVFYDQSALTEDLFQKNSYSPEQNHEQSKYPQTGTGEELEEEEPILWTILIGILKIILEILF